A stretch of the Flavobacterium aquiphilum genome encodes the following:
- a CDS encoding RagB/SusD family nutrient uptake outer membrane protein, with the protein MKKIYILLAMVAISTSSCEDFLNTEPVQKISLEQYFTDEAGLTSALAGVYDPLGGEKLYGSQIWYQLESCTDEGFFARATGAGLIGTQVYNFDPTATNVSDMWSECYKGINRANDVIANINLPQMDEAKRQQMLGEALFLRGYYYFMLVVRFGDVPLRLEPTTTPNGTALAKTSTAEVYAQILKDMKAAEGMVSQTKLDFAGRIYKTTVEGILARVCLQMAGYPLNDTSKYAEALSWSKKVIDSGQHSLNVAFKTTAPATLPADYYNVKNPSNGVVTNNGYRQIFIDEAADVYNTNETMWEVEEKGNRTDGYTENGRLGNNNGILCQPTAASIYFNLYGYSFGFVKGTGKLFRSYDATGKDLRRDWVLTTYTINATSGVRTNITNTTANQYTRDCGKWRREYELLTPKNQNYTPINFPLLRYADVLLMYAEAENQVNGPTAAAAEAVNQVRRRGYGQTNVALPYAVSDAATATAVAGGKAGFQLFIEDERMRELCFEGLRRSDLIRWNKFVSTMNAVGADIAANGGGVSYGGLGGKNVLPKHLLFPIPSLEISSNTALEGKNNPGW; encoded by the coding sequence ATGAAAAAGATATATATACTATTAGCGATGGTGGCAATTTCCACCAGTTCATGTGAAGATTTTTTGAACACAGAACCGGTCCAAAAAATCTCATTGGAGCAGTATTTTACAGATGAAGCTGGTTTAACTAGCGCTTTAGCTGGAGTGTACGATCCGCTAGGTGGAGAAAAATTATATGGTAGTCAGATTTGGTATCAATTAGAATCATGTACAGATGAAGGTTTTTTTGCTCGTGCTACAGGTGCAGGATTGATAGGTACACAAGTTTATAATTTTGATCCTACTGCCACAAACGTTTCTGATATGTGGTCTGAATGTTACAAAGGGATCAATAGAGCAAATGATGTGATCGCAAATATTAATTTGCCACAAATGGATGAAGCAAAACGTCAGCAGATGTTGGGAGAAGCTTTATTCTTAAGAGGATATTACTATTTTATGTTGGTTGTTAGGTTTGGAGATGTGCCTTTACGATTGGAGCCAACAACAACTCCTAATGGTACTGCTCTAGCCAAAACATCTACAGCTGAGGTTTATGCACAGATACTGAAAGACATGAAAGCAGCAGAAGGTATGGTTAGCCAAACTAAATTGGATTTTGCTGGCCGTATTTATAAAACGACTGTTGAGGGAATTCTGGCAAGGGTATGTTTGCAAATGGCAGGATATCCTTTAAATGATACTTCAAAATATGCTGAAGCATTATCGTGGTCAAAAAAAGTAATCGATTCAGGACAGCATTCATTAAATGTAGCTTTTAAAACGACTGCACCTGCTACTTTGCCTGCAGATTATTATAACGTTAAAAATCCATCAAATGGTGTAGTAACAAATAATGGATATCGCCAAATATTTATTGATGAAGCGGCAGATGTTTATAATACAAATGAAACCATGTGGGAAGTTGAAGAAAAAGGAAATCGTACGGATGGTTACACTGAGAACGGGCGTTTAGGAAATAATAACGGAATTTTATGCCAACCTACTGCTGCTAGTATTTATTTTAATTTATATGGTTATTCTTTTGGATTTGTAAAAGGAACCGGAAAATTATTTAGAAGCTATGATGCTACAGGAAAAGATCTGCGTCGTGATTGGGTATTGACTACTTATACAATAAACGCGACTAGTGGAGTTAGAACTAATATTACTAATACTACAGCAAATCAATATACCAGAGATTGTGGTAAATGGAGAAGGGAATATGAATTGCTTACTCCTAAGAATCAAAATTATACACCAATCAATTTTCCTCTTTTGAGATACGCTGATGTTCTCCTAATGTATGCTGAAGCAGAAAATCAGGTAAATGGTCCAACAGCTGCTGCTGCAGAAGCAGTTAACCAAGTACGTCGCAGAGGTTATGGACAAACCAATGTTGCATTGCCATATGCCGTTTCTGATGCAGCAACTGCAACAGCCGTTGCTGGTGGAAAAGCGGGATTTCAACTATTTATTGAAGACGAACGTATGCGTGAGTTATGTTTTGAGGGATTACGTCGTTCCGATTTAATTCGCTGGAATAAATTTGTATCTACCATGAATGCAGTAGGTGCAGATATAGCTGCAAATGGGGGTGGTGTATCCTATGGTGGTTTAGGAGGTAAAAATGTTCTGCCAAAGCATTTATTGTTCCCTATTCCTTCATTAGAAATTTCTTCCAATACTGCACTTGAAGGGAAAAATAACCCAGGCTGGTAA
- a CDS encoding sulfatase family protein: MIKRIFISCLCLVIFGIHAQKPEPNLDKNKPNVIFIYADDLGYGDLSCYGATKIKTPNLDKLASQGVRFSNAHCTSATCTPSRYALMTGEYPWRKAGTGILPGDAALIIPTNKMTLPKLFKQAGYKTANVGKWHLGLGDQVAKDWNGEVKPGPNEVGFDYSFIFPATADRVPTVFMENHKVVALDTDDPIEVNYKEKVGNDPTGKEHPELLKMKSSPGQGHDNTIVNGIGRIGYMSGGKKARWVDEELSSTFLVKAKEFIADNQAKPFFLYFALTEPHVPRMPATMFRGKSGLGYRGDAILQLDWTVGQIMEQLETLGISKNTIIIFTSDNGPVLDDGYQDGAVTKLNGHTPNGILRGGKYSVLEAGTRVPFILRWPAAVKPKVSSAMVCQMDLLASFSNLLGQTIPKNDAPDSKNTLNAFLGKSENGRGILIEQGVKTLAIVKDNWKFIPSNDEKPLDELVNIETGNAKEPQLYNLNEDLGEKNNLANKFPEKVKELSELLNKETK; this comes from the coding sequence ATGATAAAAAGAATTTTCATAAGCTGTTTATGTTTGGTAATATTTGGGATTCATGCTCAAAAGCCTGAGCCCAATTTGGATAAAAATAAGCCCAATGTAATCTTCATTTATGCAGACGATCTTGGTTATGGGGATTTAAGTTGTTATGGTGCTACTAAGATTAAAACTCCAAATCTTGACAAACTGGCAAGTCAGGGAGTGCGTTTTTCAAATGCACATTGTACTTCAGCGACATGTACGCCTTCCAGATATGCTTTGATGACTGGTGAATATCCATGGCGAAAAGCGGGTACCGGAATTTTACCAGGTGATGCGGCTTTAATTATTCCAACAAATAAAATGACTTTGCCAAAATTATTTAAACAGGCAGGTTATAAAACGGCCAATGTTGGTAAATGGCATCTTGGTTTGGGTGATCAAGTGGCCAAAGACTGGAATGGAGAAGTAAAACCGGGTCCTAATGAAGTAGGATTTGATTATTCATTTATATTTCCAGCAACGGCAGATCGTGTGCCAACTGTTTTTATGGAAAACCATAAAGTTGTTGCTTTGGACACCGATGATCCAATTGAGGTAAATTACAAAGAGAAAGTAGGGAATGATCCAACAGGAAAAGAGCACCCTGAATTATTAAAAATGAAGTCATCACCGGGACAAGGGCATGATAATACAATTGTTAATGGTATTGGCCGTATAGGTTATATGAGTGGCGGTAAAAAAGCAAGATGGGTAGATGAAGAACTTTCCAGTACTTTTTTGGTAAAGGCAAAAGAGTTTATTGCAGACAATCAGGCGAAGCCATTTTTCCTATATTTTGCTCTTACTGAGCCACATGTTCCTCGCATGCCAGCCACTATGTTTAGAGGAAAAAGCGGTTTAGGTTATCGCGGAGATGCCATTTTGCAGCTGGATTGGACAGTAGGTCAGATCATGGAACAGTTGGAAACATTAGGGATAAGTAAGAATACGATAATCATTTTTACAAGTGATAATGGCCCTGTTTTGGATGACGGTTATCAAGATGGGGCAGTAACCAAACTGAACGGACATACACCAAACGGAATTTTGAGAGGTGGAAAATATAGTGTTTTAGAAGCAGGAACTAGAGTCCCGTTTATCTTAAGATGGCCAGCTGCTGTAAAACCAAAAGTTTCTTCGGCGATGGTTTGTCAGATGGATTTATTGGCTTCATTTTCTAATTTGTTAGGTCAGACAATTCCGAAGAATGATGCACCCGACAGCAAAAATACTTTGAATGCTTTTCTTGGAAAATCAGAAAACGGAAGAGGGATTTTAATTGAACAAGGAGTAAAGACTTTGGCTATTGTGAAAGACAATTGGAAATTCATTCCTTCTAATGATGAAAAACCGTTGGACGAATTAGTAAATATTGAAACAGGAAATGCTAAAGAACCTCAATTATATAATTTGAATGAAGATTTAGGGGAGAAAAATAATTTAGCTAATAAATTCCCTGAAAAAGTAAAAGAATTGTCTGAGCTGTTGAACAAGGAAACTAAATAA
- a CDS encoding SusC/RagA family TonB-linked outer membrane protein, with protein sequence MKTLNLKYQPFSKVLRQLVVGIFMIIAPVFAQAQSKMISGTVHDDKKESLPGVTVSVKGTKEAVVTDFTGEYKIKAASKDQLVFSYMGYETATVTVGERTSINVTLKSATSNLDEIVVIGYGTVKRKDLTGAVGSVSMKDINKTPVRSFDEALAGRVAGVQVTSGDGRPGSGTNIVIRGNNSVTQANSPLYVVDGFLIEDPNNNVINPADIESIDILKDASATAIYGARGANGVVVIQTKRGKEGKPVFDFSSSIGVQDISKKMDMMSTYDFIKYQLEFNPALVTAPSKSPTQIYLTDPGRTLESYRNEPSIPWQDLVTRTALFKTNNLSISGGSKKIRYSVSGSATDQDGIFLNSNYTRYQGRANFDYKVTDKLKIGMNANYSHLKQTGLDPTQSAGATGSGTTNLMVSVWGSRPYTPNSENPEDIFQDPNVNPTTDYRVNPILNLENTYNVTTTTNTSVNGYLDYFLTKELKLRSTYGIIESRSEKDEFYNTKTAYGRPGNANGVNGKMMNNNYSNWLNENTLTWDKKYGQNHIITLGGFTAQHQRTWSYGRAVNQLPHEELMFDGFDEGVQLRVDPTDSDWTMASFLGRVNYDFASKYFITASMRADGSSKFPSQNHWGYFPSGALSWKFSAENFIKGFKALSDGKLRTSYGQTGNNRVGDFDYLTKYYDPSNPLNATYSFNNVYVNGLAGISLGNSQLKWETTEQIDAGIDLGFFNQRVTFSADVYKKTTKDLLIKANIPLSTGYATAFKNIGSVENKGLELTMTTRNIVTKDFSWTSSANISFNRNKLLALAEGQTNLQSTIAWDNSFSGASAYIANIGQPIGQMYGFEWAGTYKYEDFNKQANGTYVLKPGIANNGNAGVQPGDIKYVDRNGDGTITTADYTVIGNGNPLNTGGFTNNFTYKNFDLNIFFQWSYGNDIMNANSLLFEGNAKAQEGFNQFATYADRWTPENPNSDIFRTKGYQGGGYSSMIVEDGSFLRLKNIAIGYNFDKKFVEKMHLRSLRFSLSGSNIYTWTKYTGSDPEVNTYSSALTPGFDFSSYPRARTIFFATNITF encoded by the coding sequence ATGAAAACTTTGAACTTGAAATACCAACCTTTCAGTAAGGTTTTAAGACAACTAGTTGTTGGTATTTTTATGATAATTGCTCCAGTTTTTGCGCAAGCACAGAGCAAAATGATTTCTGGAACTGTACATGATGATAAAAAAGAGTCACTACCGGGAGTTACTGTTTCTGTAAAAGGAACTAAGGAAGCTGTGGTAACTGACTTTACAGGTGAATATAAGATTAAGGCAGCTTCAAAAGATCAATTGGTTTTTTCTTATATGGGATATGAAACAGCTACAGTTACGGTGGGAGAAAGAACTTCTATAAATGTTACTTTAAAATCTGCAACCAGTAACCTTGATGAAATTGTTGTAATTGGATATGGAACTGTGAAAAGAAAAGATTTGACTGGAGCAGTTGGTAGTGTATCTATGAAAGATATCAATAAAACTCCAGTGCGTTCTTTCGATGAAGCCTTGGCTGGTCGTGTGGCAGGGGTTCAGGTTACATCTGGAGATGGTAGACCGGGATCTGGTACTAATATTGTTATTAGAGGTAATAACTCGGTTACACAGGCTAACAGCCCATTATATGTAGTTGATGGTTTCTTGATTGAAGACCCAAACAATAACGTGATTAACCCTGCCGATATTGAGTCTATCGATATTTTGAAAGATGCTTCGGCTACTGCTATTTATGGTGCCAGAGGAGCTAATGGGGTTGTAGTAATCCAAACGAAGAGAGGTAAAGAAGGAAAACCTGTTTTTGACTTTTCAAGTTCTATTGGGGTTCAGGATATTTCTAAAAAAATGGACATGATGAGTACTTATGATTTTATTAAGTATCAATTAGAATTCAATCCTGCTTTAGTTACGGCTCCGTCCAAATCGCCAACGCAAATCTATCTTACTGATCCTGGGAGAACACTTGAAAGTTATAGAAATGAGCCAAGTATTCCATGGCAGGACTTGGTTACCCGTACTGCATTATTTAAAACTAATAATTTGTCTATATCAGGTGGAAGCAAAAAAATCAGATATTCAGTGTCTGGATCGGCTACTGACCAAGATGGTATTTTCTTGAATTCAAATTATACAAGATATCAAGGGCGGGCAAACTTTGATTACAAAGTTACAGATAAGTTAAAAATTGGAATGAATGCAAATTATAGTCATTTGAAACAAACAGGTCTTGATCCAACTCAATCAGCCGGTGCTACTGGAAGTGGTACAACGAATTTGATGGTTTCAGTTTGGGGCTCCCGTCCATATACACCTAATTCTGAAAATCCCGAGGATATATTTCAAGATCCGAATGTTAACCCAACTACAGATTATAGAGTAAATCCTATTCTCAATCTTGAAAACACTTATAATGTAACTACTACCACTAATACGTCTGTAAATGGATATCTTGACTATTTTCTAACTAAAGAATTGAAATTGAGATCTACTTATGGTATTATTGAAAGTAGAAGTGAAAAAGACGAATTCTATAATACTAAAACCGCTTATGGGCGTCCAGGAAATGCTAATGGTGTGAATGGAAAAATGATGAATAATAACTATAGCAACTGGTTAAATGAAAACACTCTGACTTGGGATAAAAAATATGGGCAAAATCATATTATTACTTTAGGTGGTTTTACAGCGCAACACCAAAGAACTTGGTCGTACGGAAGGGCAGTAAATCAATTGCCTCACGAAGAGTTAATGTTTGACGGATTTGATGAAGGTGTGCAGTTAAGAGTAGATCCAACTGATTCAGATTGGACCATGGCTTCCTTTTTAGGAAGGGTAAATTATGATTTTGCATCTAAATATTTTATTACTGCTTCTATGAGAGCTGATGGGTCTTCTAAATTTCCTTCGCAAAATCACTGGGGGTATTTTCCATCGGGAGCACTTTCCTGGAAATTTAGTGCGGAGAACTTCATCAAAGGATTTAAAGCATTGTCTGATGGTAAATTACGTACGAGTTACGGACAAACCGGTAACAATCGTGTAGGGGATTTTGATTATCTTACAAAGTATTATGATCCATCAAATCCTTTAAATGCTACATATAGTTTTAATAATGTTTATGTAAATGGACTTGCAGGGATATCACTGGGCAACTCTCAGTTAAAATGGGAAACTACGGAGCAGATTGATGCAGGGATTGATTTAGGATTCTTTAATCAAAGAGTAACTTTTTCTGCTGATGTTTATAAAAAAACAACCAAAGATTTATTGATTAAAGCAAATATTCCTCTATCTACTGGATATGCCACAGCATTCAAAAACATTGGTAGTGTAGAAAATAAAGGTTTGGAATTAACTATGACCACCAGAAATATTGTTACTAAAGATTTTTCATGGACTTCTAGTGCAAATATTTCTTTCAACAGAAATAAATTGTTAGCATTAGCTGAAGGGCAAACTAATTTGCAAAGTACTATTGCTTGGGATAATTCTTTTAGTGGAGCAAGTGCTTATATCGCAAATATTGGTCAGCCTATAGGGCAAATGTATGGTTTCGAGTGGGCAGGTACATATAAGTATGAGGATTTTAACAAACAAGCTAACGGTACTTATGTGTTAAAGCCAGGAATTGCTAACAATGGTAATGCAGGTGTTCAGCCTGGAGACATTAAATATGTAGATCGTAATGGAGATGGAACAATAACTACAGCAGATTATACAGTAATAGGAAATGGTAACCCTCTTAACACAGGTGGTTTTACCAATAACTTCACTTACAAAAACTTTGATTTGAATATTTTCTTCCAATGGTCTTATGGTAATGACATTATGAATGCGAATAGTCTTTTGTTTGAAGGAAATGCAAAAGCTCAAGAAGGTTTTAACCAATTTGCTACTTACGCAGATCGTTGGACTCCGGAAAATCCCAATTCTGATATTTTTAGAACAAAAGGTTATCAAGGAGGAGGATATTCTTCAATGATAGTCGAAGATGGATCTTTTTTGAGATTAAAAAATATTGCCATAGGATACAACTTCGATAAAAAATTTGTTGAAAAAATGCATCTTAGATCATTGCGTTTTTCATTGTCGGGATCTAATATTTACACATGGACTAAGTACACAGGTTCAGATCCTGAGGTAAATACATATAGTTCTGCGTTGACTCCAGGATTTGATTTTTCGTCCTATCCACGTGCTCGTACAATATTTTTTGCAACAAACATTACATTTTAA
- a CDS encoding hybrid sensor histidine kinase/response regulator transcription factor, whose protein sequence is MIFKNHKFGFLFLGICIWSLFFLTSESLAQTNSLSFNRLDVTNGLSNNSVLSINQDATGFMWFGTKYGLNRFDGRNFKIFKNDPQNKTSISSNDYIKNLALTRDNKMWVVSDGLDLYHPEDNSFEAIIPQSENITRVLQDVKGNLWIGSLTQLRFKAANSKKITTIKIAKSNLQIFALFEDNQRHIWVGTSAGLYELYFANKKIITRRHFSSQLNGGSNIGEITTIAQDKSLKFWIGTKNGGIYLFDKKSMQLTHFVKNNNDKNSLVNNNIRKILLNKNGMLWIGTQDGLSILNPYTYQFTNYQHDSTNPKSLSQNSIHNIFQDKNGSVWIATYFGGVNLVYSVNTPFSIYQNSTNKNSLSSNVISTIVEDSKHNLWIGTEAGGLNYFNRSSQQFNSYKNNINNKNSLSSNLVKAIAIDKNQNLWIGTSFGGLNFFSPKTASFTVFKRNENNNNRISSDNVNCLLINKQNKLFIGTTVGLNIYDIEKQKFSFIPSSGKTYVNKFINTLFEDKKGTIWVGTPLGIYIYKDSKLLYANFKDSLNKPFQYSVNCFHQDNKGGIWAGTYHKGLALLNIKNNSFKIFNTSNGLPSDNILAITEDSGTNLWISTDDGLAKYNRRLNTFRSFNILDGLPDNQFNSDSALKDSQGRMYFGTYNGLVSFIPENIEKNKFAPEVVLSNLKLFNLPVKINDESGILTQDINFSNTLTFDHDQNNFAIEFSALNFIKSNKNKYAYKLDGFDKNWNFTDIPSATYTNLPAGSYDFLVKAANNDGIWNESPKKIEIVILPPLWETWWAYLIYFIAFFAIAYYILKFFKARADLKQELHFEKMKLDFFTNVSHEIRTPLTLILGPIEKIVQLSTKSAPINKYALSVKNNADRLYRLVNELLDFRKAESGNMRLYFFEEDIVSALKEVFDHFKTLAETKNIHYTFKSSDPQILVYFDKDQMEKVFFNLLSNAFKFTPNDGTISLKITLKKQKVKITVTDNGKGIEIANIDDIFKNFYQAGQNMGTGIGLALSKSLVELHKGKIKVSSKPAKANESGKTTFTVILKLGKDHLNEIDISPAPTIENTVFQEVEDYESEEFIESPIIDNKDKKEHILIVEDNDEVRDFIKQSLESQYHVYESENGLEGWKSAIHILPDLIISDVMMPIMDGLELCKKLKTDIRTSHIPVIMLTAKSAPIHQIHGLQHGADTYITKPFSDQILHLNIRNLLSLKASLQKKYSEQLLKLPIITSTEMSQEEKFLQKLHKIIEDNIANTDLDISFLTTEIGMSRAVLYKKFSALTDLTLNDFIKTKRLNHAVGLFQKGETSILSVAEQVGFNNTKYFNREFKRVYGITPSEYIKNKGQTGNEAL, encoded by the coding sequence ATGATTTTTAAAAACCATAAGTTCGGATTTCTTTTTTTAGGGATTTGCATTTGGAGTTTGTTTTTCTTGACCTCTGAAAGTTTAGCCCAGACCAATTCTTTATCATTTAATCGTCTAGATGTTACTAATGGCCTTTCAAATAATTCTGTTTTATCGATTAATCAAGACGCGACAGGATTTATGTGGTTTGGGACAAAATATGGTCTAAACCGTTTTGATGGACGTAACTTTAAAATTTTTAAAAATGACCCTCAAAATAAAACCAGTATATCCTCCAATGATTATATCAAAAATCTGGCATTAACCAGAGATAATAAGATGTGGGTCGTATCTGACGGACTCGATTTATACCATCCAGAAGACAATTCTTTTGAAGCTATTATTCCGCAAAGCGAAAACATAACAAGAGTATTGCAGGATGTGAAAGGTAATTTGTGGATTGGCTCGTTAACTCAGCTCCGATTTAAAGCCGCAAACAGTAAAAAGATTACCACCATCAAAATTGCAAAAAGCAACCTGCAAATTTTTGCTCTTTTTGAAGATAATCAACGTCATATTTGGGTTGGAACATCTGCAGGGTTATATGAATTGTATTTTGCCAATAAAAAGATAATTACAAGAAGACATTTCAGTTCCCAATTAAACGGAGGTTCAAATATTGGCGAAATCACGACTATCGCACAAGATAAAAGTTTAAAATTCTGGATTGGAACAAAAAATGGTGGTATTTATCTCTTTGATAAGAAGTCAATGCAACTCACGCACTTTGTAAAAAATAACAATGATAAAAATTCATTGGTAAATAATAATATCCGTAAAATATTACTTAACAAAAACGGTATGCTTTGGATTGGAACTCAAGATGGCTTATCGATTTTGAACCCTTACACCTATCAATTCACCAATTACCAACACGATTCTACAAATCCAAAGAGTTTAAGCCAAAACTCTATTCACAATATTTTTCAGGATAAAAATGGTTCGGTTTGGATTGCGACTTATTTTGGAGGGGTTAATTTAGTATATTCTGTAAATACCCCTTTCTCTATTTACCAAAATAGCACCAACAAAAACAGCCTCAGCAGCAATGTAATCAGTACAATCGTAGAAGACAGTAAACACAATTTGTGGATTGGTACTGAAGCGGGAGGACTGAACTATTTCAACAGAAGCAGTCAACAGTTTAACTCCTATAAAAATAATATTAATAACAAAAACAGCTTAAGTTCCAATTTGGTTAAAGCCATTGCCATTGATAAAAACCAAAATTTATGGATTGGTACATCATTTGGAGGATTAAATTTTTTCAGTCCTAAAACGGCTAGTTTTACTGTTTTTAAAAGAAATGAGAACAATAACAACCGCATTTCATCGGACAATGTTAACTGTCTGCTTATCAATAAACAAAACAAATTATTTATTGGAACGACTGTAGGTTTGAATATTTACGATATTGAAAAGCAGAAATTCAGTTTTATTCCTTCCAGCGGAAAAACATATGTAAACAAATTTATTAATACCTTATTTGAAGATAAAAAAGGAACTATTTGGGTTGGGACCCCTCTCGGAATTTATATTTATAAAGACTCAAAACTTCTGTATGCAAATTTTAAAGATAGCTTAAACAAACCTTTTCAATACAGCGTCAATTGTTTCCACCAAGATAATAAAGGCGGCATTTGGGCAGGGACTTACCATAAAGGATTAGCATTGCTCAATATAAAAAACAACAGTTTTAAAATTTTTAATACCTCCAATGGTTTACCTAGCGACAATATATTGGCCATAACCGAAGACAGTGGCACCAATTTATGGATAAGTACCGATGATGGATTAGCAAAATACAATCGTCGTTTAAATACTTTTAGAAGTTTTAACATTCTCGACGGTTTACCGGATAATCAATTTAATAGCGATTCCGCTCTAAAAGACAGTCAGGGAAGGATGTATTTTGGCACCTACAACGGATTAGTAAGTTTCATCCCTGAAAATATAGAAAAAAATAAATTCGCACCAGAAGTAGTATTATCTAACCTGAAATTATTCAATTTACCAGTAAAAATTAACGATGAAAGTGGTATCCTAACACAAGATATTAATTTCAGTAATACTTTGACTTTTGATCATGATCAAAATAATTTTGCAATTGAATTTTCGGCATTAAACTTTATAAAATCGAACAAAAACAAATATGCTTATAAACTTGATGGTTTTGATAAAAACTGGAATTTTACAGATATCCCATCGGCAACCTATACCAATTTACCTGCGGGAAGTTATGATTTTTTAGTTAAAGCTGCCAACAATGATGGCATTTGGAATGAAAGTCCCAAAAAAATTGAAATAGTAATACTTCCTCCTCTTTGGGAAACTTGGTGGGCTTATTTGATCTATTTCATAGCATTTTTTGCAATTGCTTATTACATTCTGAAGTTTTTCAAAGCCAGAGCAGACCTTAAACAAGAGCTCCATTTTGAAAAAATGAAACTGGATTTTTTTACCAATGTATCGCATGAAATCAGAACACCATTAACCCTGATTTTAGGCCCTATTGAAAAAATAGTGCAACTATCCACGAAAAGCGCTCCCATTAATAAATATGCGCTAAGTGTTAAAAACAATGCTGACCGTCTGTATCGATTGGTTAATGAATTATTGGATTTCAGAAAAGCAGAATCCGGTAACATGCGCTTGTATTTTTTTGAAGAGGATATTGTAAGCGCTTTAAAAGAAGTTTTTGACCATTTTAAAACGCTTGCCGAAACCAAGAATATTCACTACACTTTTAAGAGCAGTGATCCACAAATTTTGGTCTATTTTGATAAAGATCAAATGGAAAAGGTATTTTTTAATCTCTTATCAAATGCGTTCAAGTTTACGCCAAATGATGGCACAATAAGTCTAAAAATTACTTTAAAAAAACAAAAAGTAAAAATTACAGTAACCGATAATGGTAAAGGTATTGAGATTGCTAATATTGATGATATTTTCAAGAACTTTTATCAAGCGGGACAAAATATGGGTACTGGTATTGGCTTGGCTCTTTCTAAAAGTTTGGTAGAACTTCATAAAGGTAAAATAAAAGTATCAAGTAAGCCTGCCAAAGCAAACGAAAGCGGCAAAACTACTTTTACGGTAATATTGAAACTTGGGAAAGATCATTTAAACGAAATTGATATTAGTCCAGCACCGACCATTGAAAACACAGTTTTCCAGGAGGTTGAAGATTACGAATCAGAAGAGTTTATTGAAAGTCCAATTATTGATAATAAAGATAAAAAAGAACATATTTTAATTGTAGAAGACAATGACGAAGTGAGAGATTTCATCAAACAATCACTAGAAAGTCAATATCATGTTTACGAAAGCGAAAACGGGCTGGAAGGATGGAAAAGTGCTATTCATATCCTACCCGATTTAATTATTAGTGACGTAATGATGCCAATTATGGATGGTTTGGAACTTTGCAAAAAGTTAAAAACAGACATCCGTACTTCTCATATTCCTGTAATCATGCTGACTGCAAAATCGGCTCCGATACATCAAATACACGGTCTCCAACATGGTGCAGATACTTATATCACCAAGCCATTCAGTGATCAAATTTTACACTTAAATATCCGCAATCTCCTGTCTTTAAAAGCTTCATTGCAAAAGAAATACAGCGAGCAATTATTAAAATTGCCTATAATAACAAGTACAGAAATGTCGCAGGAAGAAAAATTCCTGCAAAAACTGCATAAAATCATCGAAGACAATATTGCTAATACTGATTTGGATATCAGCTTTCTTACCACAGAAATTGGCATGAGCAGAGCTGTTTTGTACAAAAAATTCAGTGCGCTCACCGACCTGACTTTAAACGATTTTATTAAAACCAAACGATTAAATCATGCAGTAGGGCTATTCCAAAAAGGAGAAACTTCGATATTATCGGTTGCAGAACAGGTTGGCTTCAACAATACCAAATACTTTAACCGAGAATTCAAAAGGGTTTACGGTATTACTCCTAGTGAGTATATTAAAAATAAAGGGCAAACGGGAAATGAAGCTTTATAG